The following proteins are co-located in the Siansivirga zeaxanthinifaciens CC-SAMT-1 genome:
- a CDS encoding calcium/sodium antiporter, which translates to MNILLVVLGFTLLVVGGEFLVRSSVALSFKFNISKMVIGMTVVSFATSAPELLVSLQAALNGSPAIAINNVIGSNIANIGLVLGITAMVSAITVDKSFYKLNWPVMMLFSILLYYFLNNDLILSAFEGFILLIGLIVFLIILIKSAKKEVIAEEVDETLAVVSNFKIGIWLIIGAVALYFGSEWLVEGAKAIALSLGVSEAVIGVSLIAVGTSVPELAASIIAAAKQEKAISLGNLIGSNIFNIGSVLGLTAIIKPILVTEPLIMSRDIFWMLGFGLVLFPLVFLPKQFQISKVKGFLLVLAYAIFMYLIFSRG; encoded by the coding sequence ATGAATATCCTTTTAGTTGTTCTTGGATTTACGTTGTTAGTAGTAGGAGGCGAGTTTTTAGTAAGATCGTCTGTGGCGCTTTCTTTTAAGTTTAACATTTCTAAAATGGTTATCGGGATGACGGTGGTGTCCTTTGCGACTTCGGCGCCAGAACTTTTAGTTAGTTTACAAGCCGCCTTAAATGGTTCGCCAGCTATAGCCATTAATAATGTTATTGGATCTAATATTGCTAATATTGGTTTGGTTTTGGGCATTACGGCTATGGTAAGCGCCATTACCGTAGATAAATCTTTCTATAAGCTTAACTGGCCTGTGATGATGCTTTTTAGCATCTTATTATATTATTTTTTAAATAATGACCTTATACTGTCTGCGTTTGAAGGTTTCATTTTGTTAATTGGATTGATAGTGTTTTTAATAATATTAATTAAAAGTGCTAAGAAAGAAGTTATTGCAGAAGAAGTAGATGAAACATTAGCTGTAGTCTCAAATTTTAAAATTGGAATTTGGTTAATTATTGGTGCGGTTGCTTTGTATTTTGGAAGTGAATGGTTAGTTGAAGGCGCTAAAGCCATCGCATTATCGTTAGGTGTTAGCGAGGCGGTTATAGGTGTTTCATTAATTGCTGTAGGTACAAGTGTTCCAGAATTAGCTGCATCTATTATCGCAGCTGCTAAGCAAGAAAAAGCTATATCATTAGGTAATTTAATAGGTTCTAATATTTTTAATATTGGCTCTGTGTTAGGTTTAACTGCTATTATTAAACCAATTCTAGTTACCGAACCATTAATTATGTCTCGAGATATTTTTTGGATGTTAGGTTTTGGTTTGGTGCTGTTTCCCTTGGTGTTTTTGCCTAAACAATTTCAAATAAGTAAAGTAAAAGGATTCTTATTGGTGTTAGCTTATGCCATTTTTATGTATTTAATTTTTAGCAGAGGCTAA